One region of Aeromicrobium sp. Sec7.5 genomic DNA includes:
- a CDS encoding cytidine deaminase: protein MSLGIKGADDPIDWASLTRYATEVMGRAYAPYSNYKVGVAGLVDDGRVVLGCNVENAAYGVALCAECGMVSALHATGGGRLIAVACVDAQGRPLMPCGRCRQLLWENGGPDLQLQTASGIRTMREVLPDAFDATDLAATGGAPADDDPAAADDADAEDGPA, encoded by the coding sequence ATGTCGCTGGGCATCAAGGGCGCCGACGACCCCATCGACTGGGCCTCGCTCACGCGCTACGCCACGGAGGTCATGGGCCGCGCCTACGCGCCCTACTCGAACTACAAGGTCGGCGTGGCCGGTCTCGTCGACGACGGTCGGGTCGTGCTCGGCTGCAACGTCGAGAACGCGGCCTACGGGGTCGCCCTGTGCGCCGAGTGCGGCATGGTCTCGGCCCTGCACGCCACGGGTGGCGGACGCCTGATCGCGGTGGCCTGCGTGGATGCGCAGGGCCGACCGCTCATGCCGTGCGGGCGCTGCCGCCAGCTCCTGTGGGAGAACGGCGGTCCGGACCTGCAGCTGCAGACCGCCTCCGGCATCCGGACCATGCGCGAGGTGCTGCCGGACGCGTTCGACGCGACCGACCTGGCGGCGACTGGGGGAGCCCCGGCCGACGACGACCCTGCTGCTGCGGACGACGCTGATGCGGAAGACGGGCCGGCGTGA
- a CDS encoding amidohydrolase, whose protein sequence is MASLDVVTRVVDEITPDLIELRRDVHAHPELSWEEERTTDLVARWMDKHGISYDLLPGTGLVAEVGREEGPIVALRGDLDALPIPDTTQDTWRSLVPNVAHACGHDVHVSSLVGAAISLAEAHRVAPLPVRVRFIFQPAEEVMPGGALRLLSQGVLKGVSRIFALHCDPSLDVGQVGLREGPITGASDRIQVTLSGRGGHTSRPHLTEDLTYALGSLVTQLPAVLSRRFDPRAGVSMVWGQISAGQAANVIPATGELAGTLRMLDANAWHQAEHLVRGLIADIIEPFGVSADVLYVRGVPPVVNDFEATQAMRRAVTDVIGPSGVATTSQSLGGEDFAWYVEAVPGAMGRLGTRTPDGPTYDLHQGNLRVDERAIAIGARVLAAAALS, encoded by the coding sequence ATGGCCTCCCTCGACGTCGTGACCCGCGTGGTCGACGAGATCACCCCCGATCTCATCGAGCTGCGACGCGACGTCCACGCCCACCCCGAGCTGTCGTGGGAGGAGGAGCGCACGACCGACCTCGTCGCGCGGTGGATGGACAAGCACGGCATCTCCTACGACCTGCTGCCCGGCACCGGGCTCGTGGCCGAGGTCGGCCGCGAGGAGGGCCCGATCGTCGCGCTGCGGGGCGACCTCGACGCCCTTCCGATCCCCGACACGACCCAGGACACCTGGCGGTCGCTGGTGCCGAACGTGGCCCACGCGTGCGGCCACGACGTGCACGTCTCGTCGCTCGTCGGTGCCGCGATCTCCCTGGCCGAGGCGCATCGCGTCGCCCCGCTGCCGGTCCGCGTGCGCTTCATCTTCCAGCCCGCCGAGGAGGTCATGCCCGGCGGCGCGCTGCGGCTCCTGTCCCAGGGCGTGCTCAAGGGGGTCTCGCGGATCTTCGCGCTGCACTGCGACCCCTCGCTCGACGTCGGCCAGGTCGGCCTGCGCGAAGGACCCATCACGGGCGCGTCCGACCGCATCCAGGTCACGCTGAGCGGGCGCGGCGGCCACACCTCGCGTCCCCACCTCACCGAGGACCTCACGTACGCGCTGGGCAGCCTCGTGACGCAGCTCCCCGCGGTGCTCTCGCGGCGGTTCGACCCCCGGGCCGGGGTCTCGATGGTGTGGGGCCAAATCTCGGCGGGGCAGGCCGCCAACGTCATCCCCGCCACGGGTGAGCTCGCGGGCACCCTCCGCATGCTCGACGCCAACGCCTGGCACCAGGCCGAGCACCTCGTGCGCGGCCTGATCGCCGACATCATCGAGCCCTTCGGCGTCAGCGCCGACGTGCTCTACGTGCGCGGCGTGCCGCCCGTCGTCAACGACTTCGAGGCGACCCAGGCCATGCGCCGCGCCGTCACCGACGTCATCGGGCCGAGTGGCGTCGCCACGACCTCGCAGAGCCTCGGCGGCGAGGACTTCGCCTGGTACGTCGAGGCCGTTCCGGGCGCCATGGGCCGCCTCGGCACCCGCACGCCCGACGGCCCCACGTACGACCTGCACCAGGGCAACCTGCGCGTCGACGAGCGCGCCATCGCCATCGGGGCACGGGTGCTCGCCGCCGCTGCGCTCAGCTGA
- a CDS encoding cytochrome P450: MTTSHLDLTDPAFVADPYPALAELRATGDLLWHEPSGRWLATTHAAVTRVLRDRSFGRLWTDHEPADVMEPFNTLHRNQLMENEPPEHTRMRRLLQGAFGRGHVERLRPGIESLASEMVARLVPGSDLLADFAEPFPVFVIADLLGFPRVDHVLLRDWSQAIVHMYESDVDQATRAAAVRASTDFAAYVRDIVEHRRSHPGDDLVTDLIAARDAGDAKLSDDELVATVVLLLNAGHEASVNTFGNGLVALLGHPEQERRVRSGEVDVATALEELIRFDAPLQLFERTATADVEVMGTPVRAGQVVACLMGSANRDAGAFDDADGFDVARDPNPHVGFGMGLHFCLGAPLARLELQISLRTLLDRFGEIEVTAAPRRPTWVLRGYESLVCDLSVTG; this comes from the coding sequence GTGACCACGAGTCACCTCGACCTGACCGATCCCGCGTTCGTCGCCGACCCGTACCCCGCGTTGGCCGAGCTGCGGGCCACCGGCGACCTGCTGTGGCACGAGCCGTCGGGCCGGTGGCTCGCCACGACCCATGCCGCCGTGACCCGCGTGCTGCGGGACCGGTCGTTCGGCCGGCTCTGGACCGACCACGAGCCGGCCGACGTCATGGAGCCGTTCAACACGCTGCACCGCAACCAGCTGATGGAGAACGAGCCGCCCGAGCACACCCGGATGCGCCGTCTGCTCCAGGGCGCGTTCGGCCGGGGCCACGTCGAGCGCCTGCGTCCGGGCATCGAGTCGCTCGCGAGCGAGATGGTGGCCCGGCTCGTGCCCGGCAGCGACCTCCTGGCCGACTTCGCCGAGCCCTTCCCGGTGTTCGTGATCGCCGACCTCCTGGGCTTCCCGCGGGTCGACCACGTGCTGCTGCGCGACTGGTCGCAGGCGATCGTGCACATGTACGAGTCGGACGTCGACCAGGCCACCCGCGCCGCGGCCGTGCGGGCGAGCACCGACTTCGCCGCGTACGTGCGCGACATCGTCGAGCACCGCCGCTCGCACCCGGGCGACGATCTCGTGACCGACCTCATCGCGGCCCGCGACGCGGGCGACGCCAAGCTCTCCGACGACGAGCTGGTCGCCACCGTGGTGCTGCTGCTCAACGCCGGTCACGAGGCATCGGTCAACACCTTCGGCAACGGACTCGTGGCGCTCCTCGGGCATCCCGAGCAGGAGCGCCGCGTGCGGTCCGGCGAGGTCGACGTCGCCACGGCGCTCGAGGAGCTCATCCGCTTCGACGCCCCGCTCCAGCTGTTCGAGCGCACGGCCACCGCCGACGTCGAGGTCATGGGCACCCCGGTGCGCGCGGGCCAGGTCGTGGCCTGCCTGATGGGGTCGGCGAACCGCGACGCGGGGGCCTTCGACGACGCCGACGGCTTCGACGTCGCCCGTGACCCCAATCCGCACGTCGGCTTCGGCATGGGCCTGCACTTCTGCCTCGGGGCGCCGCTGGCGCGCCTCGAGCTGCAGATCAGCCTCCGGACCCTGCTCGACCGCTTCGGCGAGATCGAGGTGACGGCAGCGCCGCGACGACCGACGTGGGTCCTGCGCGGCTACGAGAGCCTCGTGTGCGACCTGTCCGTGACGGGCTGA
- a CDS encoding ABC transporter ATP-binding protein produces MTIDVEARGIGKRFPGVVANHDVSLRIRPARVHALIGENGAGKSTLMKILYGVQPPDDGEIVVDGSPVSFTSPTDAIAAGIGMVFQHFMLADNLTVAENIVLGAEKLHGIGEGAKGEIRAISERFGFGLDPDTLVEKLGVADRQRVEILKVLYRGARLIILDEPTAVLVPQEVDALFANLRELVTQGCSVLFISHKLDEVRQIADDITVMRRGTTVGTADPQTATKRELAELMVGAELASPAPSASTVTDRPVLRLDAVSVADDTGRELLHDISLTVHAGEVVGIAGVEGNGQSELVEVVMGMVRARAGSIHLGDDDITRLSTRAVRGLGVGFVPEDRHRHGLVLDYPLWENRVLGHQTSAPAVRRGLVSRKGARADAQRIIDEFDVRTPGVDTSARALSGGNQQKFIVGREMSGDPRLLVASHPTRGVDVGAQAAIWDHIRAARREGLGVLLVSADLDELIGLSDRLEVILRGRLTARFDPSSVTASDLGQAMTGGNAA; encoded by the coding sequence ATGACCATCGACGTCGAGGCTCGCGGGATCGGCAAACGATTCCCCGGGGTCGTGGCGAACCACGACGTGTCCCTGCGCATCCGCCCCGCCCGCGTTCACGCACTGATCGGCGAGAACGGCGCAGGCAAGTCCACGCTGATGAAGATCCTCTACGGCGTGCAGCCCCCCGACGACGGAGAGATCGTCGTCGACGGATCGCCGGTCTCCTTCACCTCGCCGACCGATGCGATCGCGGCCGGCATCGGCATGGTGTTCCAGCACTTCATGCTGGCCGACAACCTCACGGTCGCCGAGAACATCGTCCTGGGCGCCGAGAAGCTGCACGGCATCGGCGAGGGCGCCAAGGGTGAGATCCGGGCGATCTCCGAGCGCTTCGGGTTCGGTCTCGATCCGGACACCCTCGTCGAGAAGCTCGGGGTGGCCGACCGCCAGCGCGTCGAGATCCTCAAGGTCCTGTACCGCGGCGCCCGCCTGATCATCCTCGACGAGCCCACGGCCGTGCTGGTGCCGCAGGAGGTCGACGCGCTGTTCGCGAACCTCCGCGAGCTCGTGACCCAGGGCTGCTCGGTCCTGTTCATCTCCCACAAGCTCGACGAGGTCCGCCAGATCGCCGACGACATCACAGTCATGCGCCGTGGCACGACGGTCGGCACCGCGGACCCGCAGACCGCGACGAAGCGTGAGCTCGCCGAGCTCATGGTCGGTGCGGAGCTGGCGTCGCCCGCGCCCTCGGCGTCCACCGTGACCGACCGTCCCGTGCTCCGCCTCGACGCGGTCTCGGTCGCCGACGACACCGGGCGCGAGCTGCTGCACGACATCTCGCTCACGGTCCACGCCGGCGAGGTCGTCGGTATCGCGGGCGTCGAGGGCAACGGCCAGTCCGAGCTCGTCGAGGTCGTGATGGGCATGGTGCGTGCACGCGCCGGCTCGATCCACCTGGGCGACGACGACATCACGCGGCTGAGCACCCGCGCCGTGCGTGGCCTCGGCGTCGGCTTCGTGCCGGAGGACCGCCACCGTCACGGCCTGGTGCTCGACTACCCGCTCTGGGAGAACCGCGTCCTGGGGCACCAGACGTCCGCGCCGGCGGTCAGGCGAGGCCTCGTCAGCCGCAAGGGTGCGCGGGCCGACGCCCAGCGCATCATCGACGAGTTCGACGTCCGCACCCCGGGTGTCGACACGTCCGCCCGGGCGCTGTCCGGCGGCAACCAGCAGAAGTTCATCGTGGGCCGTGAGATGAGCGGTGACCCGCGGCTGCTGGTCGCCTCCCACCCGACCCGCGGTGTCGACGTCGGCGCCCAGGCCGCGATCTGGGACCACATCCGTGCTGCCCGACGAGAGGGGCTCGGCGTGCTCCTGGTCTCCGCCGACCTCGACGAGCTGATCGGCCTGTCCGACCGGCTCGAGGTCATCCTGCGGGGTCGCCTGACGGCCCGCTTCGATCCGTCCTCGGTCACCGCGAGCGACCTCGGCCAAGCCATGACCGGAGGGAACGCAGCATGA
- a CDS encoding thymidine phosphorylase: MTEPFDAVEIIAAKRDQHRLSHAQIDWVVDAFTRGVVAPEQMSALAMAILLNGMDRDEISRWTAAMIASGERMDFSTLSRPTSDKHSTGGVGDKITLPLAPLVAACGVAVPQLSGRGLGHTGGTLDKLEAIPGWRADLSNAEIMAQLEDVGAVVCAAGAGLAPADKKLYALRDVTGTVEAIPLIASSIMSKKIAEGTGSLVLDVKVGSGAFMKRHEQARELAETMVALGTDAGVTTVALLTDMSTPLGLTAGNAVEIAESVEVLAGGGPRDVVDLTIALAREMVAGAGRPDVDPAEALADGRAMDVWRRMIAAQGGDPDAPLPTPKETQVVTAPSDGVLTRLDALAVGVAAWRLGAGRSRPGEQVQAAAGVVLHAKPGDVVRAGQPLLELHTDTPERFARAEAALEGAFEIGSDAPDLPASVVLDRVD; this comes from the coding sequence ATGACTGAACCGTTCGACGCCGTCGAGATCATCGCCGCGAAGCGGGACCAGCATCGACTGAGCCATGCGCAGATCGACTGGGTCGTGGATGCGTTCACGCGGGGCGTCGTGGCGCCCGAGCAGATGTCGGCGCTCGCGATGGCGATCCTCCTGAACGGCATGGACCGCGACGAGATCAGCCGCTGGACGGCGGCGATGATCGCCTCGGGGGAGCGGATGGACTTCTCCACGCTCAGCCGCCCGACGTCCGACAAGCACTCCACGGGCGGGGTCGGCGACAAGATCACCCTGCCGCTGGCCCCCCTCGTCGCGGCGTGCGGCGTCGCTGTGCCCCAGCTCTCCGGTCGAGGTCTGGGCCACACGGGCGGCACGCTCGACAAGCTCGAGGCGATCCCGGGCTGGCGGGCCGACCTGTCGAACGCCGAGATCATGGCGCAGCTCGAGGACGTCGGCGCGGTGGTCTGCGCGGCGGGGGCCGGGCTGGCGCCCGCGGACAAGAAGCTCTACGCCCTGCGCGACGTGACCGGCACGGTCGAGGCGATCCCGCTCATCGCGAGCTCGATCATGAGCAAGAAGATCGCCGAAGGCACCGGATCGCTCGTGCTCGACGTCAAGGTCGGCTCGGGGGCCTTCATGAAGCGGCACGAGCAGGCGCGGGAGCTGGCCGAGACCATGGTGGCGCTCGGCACCGATGCCGGGGTCACGACCGTCGCCCTGCTCACCGACATGTCGACGCCGCTGGGCCTCACGGCGGGCAACGCGGTCGAGATCGCGGAGTCGGTCGAGGTGCTGGCCGGTGGTGGTCCGCGCGACGTCGTCGACCTGACGATCGCGCTGGCCCGCGAGATGGTCGCCGGCGCGGGCCGCCCCGACGTCGACCCGGCCGAGGCCCTGGCCGACGGCCGGGCGATGGACGTCTGGCGGCGCATGATCGCGGCCCAGGGCGGCGACCCCGACGCCCCGTTGCCCACGCCGAAGGAGACGCAGGTCGTCACGGCACCGTCCGACGGGGTGCTGACCCGCCTCGACGCGCTCGCCGTCGGTGTGGCCGCCTGGCGTCTCGGCGCTGGCCGGTCACGCCCGGGCGAGCAGGTCCAGGCCGCCGCCGGAGTCGTCCTGCACGCCAAGCCGGGCGACGTCGTGCGGGCGGGGCAGCCGCTCCTGGAGCTGCACACCGACACCCCGGAGCGGTTTGCCCGGGCCGAGGCCGCCCTGGAGGGCGCGTTCGAGATCGGCTCGGACGCACCTGACCTGCCGGCCTCGGTCGTGCTGGACCGGGTCGACTGA
- a CDS encoding ABC transporter permease has protein sequence MSTQQSFSAEVARARTFRYTWWLAALAVIVVISTVRLYTGADRITAPGTLRAAIIGACPILLAGLGGLWAERAGIVNIGLEGQMLLGTWGAAFFAYHYGPLAGVLGAAFMGLIGGLLHAIATVSFGVDHIISGVAINIVGLGAIGFLAKTTFDDLEGGGPRNLSGYSTPPEFTVPLVADGARSLADRNWFVVSDIAGAIAGVTTRLSLLTVLTFVLVGVTAWVLWRTAFGLRLRSCGENPQAAETLGINVYRYKYVAVLISGAFAGLGGAYLAMVASSSFTVGQTGGRGYIGLAAMIFGNWRPSGVLTGSLMFGYTDGISLLSNSGVLVHALLLLVAIGLAAFAVLKLRAAEKITAAVMAGLSLGAFLWYFSSDSVNTSFTGMTPYVVTLFVLAVFSQRLRMPAADGQQYRRGGAG, from the coding sequence ATGAGCACGCAGCAGTCGTTCAGCGCCGAGGTCGCCCGGGCGCGCACCTTCCGGTACACGTGGTGGCTCGCCGCCCTCGCGGTCATCGTCGTCATCTCGACGGTGCGGCTCTACACCGGCGCCGACCGCATCACGGCCCCCGGCACGCTCCGCGCGGCCATCATCGGCGCGTGCCCCATCCTGCTCGCGGGCCTCGGCGGCCTGTGGGCCGAGCGCGCCGGCATCGTCAACATCGGCCTGGAGGGCCAGATGCTGCTCGGCACGTGGGGCGCAGCCTTCTTCGCGTACCACTACGGTCCGCTCGCGGGCGTCCTCGGTGCCGCGTTCATGGGCCTGATCGGGGGCCTGCTGCACGCGATCGCCACGGTGTCGTTCGGCGTCGACCACATCATCTCGGGCGTCGCGATCAACATCGTGGGGCTCGGCGCGATCGGCTTCCTCGCGAAGACGACGTTCGACGACCTCGAGGGGGGAGGTCCCCGCAACCTCTCGGGCTACTCGACGCCCCCGGAGTTCACGGTGCCCCTCGTCGCTGACGGGGCGCGCTCGCTCGCCGACCGGAACTGGTTCGTCGTCTCCGACATCGCCGGGGCCATCGCGGGCGTCACGACCCGCCTCTCGCTGCTCACCGTGCTGACGTTCGTCCTCGTCGGGGTGACCGCGTGGGTGCTGTGGCGCACGGCGTTCGGCCTGCGCCTGCGCTCGTGCGGGGAGAACCCCCAGGCGGCGGAGACCCTCGGTATCAACGTGTACCGCTACAAGTACGTCGCCGTGCTCATCTCGGGCGCCTTCGCCGGTCTCGGCGGCGCCTACCTGGCGATGGTCGCCTCGTCGTCGTTCACGGTCGGCCAGACCGGGGGCCGCGGCTACATCGGCCTGGCCGCCATGATCTTCGGCAACTGGCGTCCCAGCGGCGTGCTGACCGGATCGCTGATGTTCGGCTACACCGACGGCATCTCGCTGCTTTCCAACAGCGGTGTGCTCGTGCACGCCTTGCTGCTGCTCGTGGCGATCGGTCTGGCCGCCTTCGCGGTGCTCAAGCTGCGGGCCGCGGAGAAGATCACGGCAGCGGTCATGGCGGGCCTCTCCCTCGGCGCGTTCCTCTGGTACTTCAGCTCCGACTCGGTCAACACGTCCTTCACGGGCATGACGCCGTACGTCGTGACGCTGTTCGTGCTCGCGGTGTTCTCGCAACGGCTCCGCATGCCTGCGGCCGACGGGCAGCAGTACAGGCGCGGAGGGGCGGGCTAG
- a CDS encoding CPBP family intramembrane glutamic endopeptidase, with the protein MATPYHRLAREHPDHEWWKLPVAGLIGTMGYVIVSSVLGVGLVVVLLVTARDDPGTFDRWLDELVAGTTSSPWVLAVMLASIALLLPAVLLSVLATGPRPVGYLSSVQGRLRWGWLARVTAVAFALYGAVIVGSLALGLGGDVTGPSLDDQALLYVLIALLLVPFQATAEEYVFRGYLFQLVGSWTRFAIIPVLVSTPLFVAGHLYEFWGLVDVTIFALMASYLVIRTGGLEAAIAAHVANNLVLFTLEGFNVLLVTTEEYGPVDVLPTLLTSVVFVLLVELMARAEGLQRTRAPLPPKPPPPPPMWGPPWPYPYLPQPYGYPVQPYGYPVQPYGHPAQPYGYPPQAPYPYPHPPQDPFGAAPALPPVPPPPPGATHD; encoded by the coding sequence GTGGCCACCCCGTACCACCGGCTCGCCCGGGAGCACCCCGACCACGAGTGGTGGAAGCTGCCGGTCGCCGGGTTGATCGGCACGATGGGCTACGTCATCGTCTCGTCCGTCCTGGGCGTCGGGCTGGTGGTCGTGCTCCTGGTCACCGCGCGGGACGACCCCGGCACCTTCGACCGCTGGCTCGACGAGCTCGTCGCGGGGACGACCTCCTCGCCGTGGGTGCTAGCCGTCATGCTCGCCTCCATCGCCCTGCTGCTGCCGGCGGTGCTCCTGAGCGTGCTCGCCACGGGTCCACGGCCCGTGGGCTACCTGTCGTCGGTGCAGGGGCGACTGCGCTGGGGCTGGCTGGCGCGGGTGACCGCCGTGGCGTTCGCCCTCTACGGGGCCGTGATCGTCGGCAGCCTCGCGCTCGGTCTCGGCGGCGACGTGACCGGGCCGAGCCTGGACGACCAGGCCCTGCTCTACGTCCTGATCGCGCTGCTGCTCGTGCCGTTCCAGGCCACGGCGGAGGAGTACGTCTTCCGGGGGTACCTCTTCCAGCTGGTCGGCTCGTGGACCCGGTTCGCGATCATTCCGGTCCTCGTCAGCACGCCGCTCTTCGTGGCCGGCCACCTGTACGAGTTCTGGGGACTGGTCGACGTCACGATCTTCGCGCTCATGGCGTCCTACCTGGTGATCCGCACGGGCGGGCTGGAGGCGGCGATCGCCGCGCACGTGGCCAACAACCTCGTGCTGTTCACGCTGGAGGGGTTCAACGTCCTTCTCGTCACGACCGAGGAGTACGGCCCCGTCGACGTGCTCCCGACCCTGCTGACCTCGGTGGTCTTCGTGCTGCTCGTGGAGCTCATGGCACGCGCCGAGGGTCTGCAGCGCACGCGAGCCCCGCTGCCGCCGAAGCCACCGCCACCGCCACCGATGTGGGGGCCGCCCTGGCCCTACCCGTACCTGCCCCAGCCGTACGGCTATCCGGTGCAGCCGTACGGCTATCCGGTGCAGCCGTACGGCCATCCGGCCCAGCCGTACGGCTATCCGCCGCAGGCTCCGTACCCGTACCCCCACCCGCCGCAGGATCCCTTCGGCGCAGCGCCCGCGCTCCCGCCCGTGCCCCCTCCACCCCCAGGAGCCACTCATGACTGA
- a CDS encoding BMP family lipoprotein, whose product MRRLSTYGVALATCGLILTACGTAADDNDNDSDAAAEECETVQIEGDPQVGLAYDVGGRGDQSFNDSAYAGLTQAVAEFGITEVTEGEAGQDESEDIREERLRTFADSGHNVIVGVGFAYSEAVDTVAPDYPNVAFAVIDGFDPTEDDVNCNVAYLGFAENEGSYLVGAAAALQSQTGTIGFVGGVNNTLIQKFEAGYAAGAEAVNPDIEILTTYIEESDPAGFGDPAGGQAAAEGQYGDGADIVFHAAGFSGTGVFDAAVAANKLAIGVDSDQFLTAGPEQAQRIITSMLKRVDTATFGFIESVVDGEPDQGFTTFTLADEGVGYSTSGGFLTPETIAALEDYKAQIIAGDIEVPTEP is encoded by the coding sequence GTGCGCCGACTCTCGACGTACGGCGTCGCCCTGGCGACGTGCGGTCTGATCCTGACCGCGTGCGGAACCGCAGCCGACGACAACGACAACGACTCCGACGCCGCTGCGGAGGAGTGCGAGACCGTCCAGATCGAGGGTGACCCGCAGGTCGGCCTGGCGTACGACGTCGGCGGACGCGGCGACCAGTCCTTCAACGACTCGGCCTACGCCGGCCTGACCCAGGCCGTCGCCGAGTTCGGCATCACCGAGGTCACCGAGGGTGAGGCGGGGCAGGACGAGTCCGAGGACATCCGCGAGGAGCGCCTGCGCACGTTCGCCGACAGCGGCCACAACGTCATCGTCGGCGTGGGCTTCGCCTACAGCGAGGCCGTCGACACGGTCGCACCCGACTACCCGAACGTCGCCTTCGCCGTCATCGACGGCTTCGACCCGACCGAGGACGACGTCAACTGCAACGTGGCGTACCTGGGCTTCGCCGAGAACGAGGGCTCGTACCTGGTCGGCGCCGCAGCTGCCCTGCAGTCGCAGACCGGCACGATCGGCTTCGTCGGCGGTGTCAACAACACCCTGATCCAGAAGTTCGAGGCGGGCTACGCCGCAGGTGCCGAGGCGGTCAACCCCGACATCGAGATCCTCACGACCTACATCGAGGAGTCCGATCCTGCGGGCTTCGGTGATCCGGCCGGTGGACAGGCCGCAGCCGAGGGCCAGTACGGCGACGGTGCCGACATCGTGTTCCACGCCGCCGGCTTCTCGGGCACGGGCGTGTTCGACGCGGCCGTCGCGGCCAACAAGCTCGCGATCGGTGTCGACTCCGACCAGTTCCTGACCGCGGGTCCGGAGCAGGCGCAGCGCATCATCACCTCGATGCTCAAGCGGGTCGACACGGCCACGTTCGGCTTCATCGAGTCGGTCGTCGACGGTGAGCCGGACCAGGGCTTCACGACGTTCACCCTGGCTGACGAGGGTGTCGGCTACTCGACCTCGGGCGGCTTCCTGACCCCCGAGACGATCGCGGCCCTCGAGGACTACAAGGCGCAGATCATCGCCGGTGACATCGAGGTCCCGACCGAGCCGTAA
- a CDS encoding ABC transporter permease → MRRLQLRRVLDSVVAGLLPPLVAVLAAMLATSVLIAAFGGSPGDFLQVIFSVPNDRVLLTIINQSAMLSISGIAAAIGFRMGLFNIGVEGQYIVGSCAGAFFAGSGLVAGPLNILATLVVAAAAGAAFASIAGLLKVFRGVSEVISAIMLNYIALTMAGYLVTNYGQASGYTFTTERLPLDAQPLGFKIFADAPGDVWALSSLALILGIGYWFLIARTRFGFELRVTGESATAALAGGVNVKRMTLITMALSGAVAGLVWMPAYFGSVHTFGTPENFQAGLGFLGLAVALLGRNRTLGIFFAAALFAFLSGQSNNLQSAGIAKDVIDITQGITVLAVVVAYEVVGRRRATTEAERVSRQLEAERAEVTS, encoded by the coding sequence ATGAGGCGCCTCCAGCTCCGACGCGTCCTCGACTCGGTCGTCGCGGGCCTGCTCCCGCCCCTCGTGGCGGTGCTCGCCGCGATGCTGGCGACGAGCGTCCTGATCGCCGCCTTCGGAGGCTCGCCCGGCGACTTCCTGCAGGTGATCTTCTCGGTGCCGAACGATCGCGTCCTGCTCACGATCATCAACCAGTCGGCGATGCTCTCGATCTCGGGCATCGCGGCCGCGATCGGGTTCCGGATGGGCCTGTTCAACATCGGCGTCGAGGGCCAGTACATCGTCGGCTCCTGCGCCGGGGCGTTCTTCGCCGGCAGCGGCCTCGTGGCCGGCCCGCTCAACATCCTGGCGACCCTCGTCGTGGCTGCGGCCGCGGGTGCGGCCTTCGCCTCGATCGCCGGCCTGCTCAAGGTGTTCCGCGGCGTCAGCGAGGTGATCAGCGCGATCATGCTCAACTACATCGCGCTGACGATGGCCGGCTATCTCGTCACGAACTACGGCCAGGCCAGCGGCTACACCTTCACGACCGAGCGTCTGCCCCTCGACGCGCAGCCGCTCGGCTTCAAGATCTTCGCCGACGCCCCGGGTGACGTGTGGGCGCTGTCGAGCCTCGCCCTGATCCTGGGCATCGGGTACTGGTTCCTCATCGCGCGCACCCGGTTCGGTTTCGAGCTGCGGGTCACCGGCGAGTCGGCCACCGCGGCGCTCGCCGGCGGCGTGAACGTCAAGCGGATGACGCTGATCACGATGGCGTTGTCGGGAGCCGTCGCGGGCCTGGTCTGGATGCCGGCCTACTTCGGCTCGGTCCACACCTTCGGCACGCCCGAGAACTTCCAGGCCGGCCTCGGCTTCCTCGGCCTCGCGGTCGCGCTGCTGGGTCGCAACCGGACCCTCGGCATCTTCTTCGCCGCCGCGCTGTTCGCCTTCCTGTCCGGGCAGTCGAACAACCTGCAGTCCGCGGGCATCGCGAAGGACGTCATCGACATCACCCAGGGCATCACGGTGCTCGCGGTCGTGGTGGCGTACGAGGTCGTCGGCCGCCGCCGTGCCACGACCGAGGCCGAGCGGGTCTCCCGACAGCTCGAGGCCGAGCGGGCGGAGGTCACGTCATGA